The following are from one region of the Salicibibacter kimchii genome:
- a CDS encoding fumarate hydratase — protein MRDIHVDTITENVVAMCQSASFDLGDDMIRAFQSSLKTEKSEIGQDVLTQLLDNAEIAEQERIPMCQDTGVAVFFIEMGYDCKITGGDLYDAINQGVSQGYGDGYLRQSIVRDPLDRKNTGDNTPAITYVEMVEGDQLRIRFTAKGGGAENMSRLQMLKPSDGLEGIEDFVMESVRLAGPNACPPMIVGVGIGGSFEKSAYIAKKSLLRPVGERHEEERIASLEEEWMEKCNRLGIGPQGMGGTTTALDVKIEVHPCHIAALPVAVNIQCHANRHKEVTL, from the coding sequence ATGAGAGACATCCACGTGGATACGATCACCGAGAACGTTGTTGCCATGTGTCAATCGGCGAGTTTTGATTTGGGCGATGACATGATCCGGGCGTTTCAGTCTTCTTTAAAAACAGAGAAATCGGAAATTGGCCAAGATGTACTGACGCAACTCCTAGATAATGCCGAAATTGCTGAGCAGGAACGCATTCCCATGTGCCAGGATACCGGGGTGGCCGTCTTTTTTATAGAAATGGGATATGATTGCAAGATAACTGGCGGAGACTTATACGATGCCATCAATCAAGGGGTTAGCCAAGGCTATGGCGATGGCTATTTGCGCCAATCCATCGTTCGCGATCCACTGGACCGAAAAAATACCGGGGATAATACACCCGCCATCACATATGTGGAAATGGTGGAAGGCGATCAGCTGAGAATAAGATTTACCGCAAAAGGCGGGGGAGCGGAAAACATGAGCCGTTTGCAAATGCTGAAACCGTCCGATGGCTTGGAAGGTATCGAGGATTTTGTCATGGAGTCTGTCCGTCTCGCAGGGCCCAATGCTTGTCCGCCTATGATCGTCGGTGTCGGCATTGGGGGAAGTTTCGAAAAATCCGCCTACATTGCGAAAAAATCATTGTTGCGACCCGTAGGAGAACGGCATGAGGAAGAACGGATAGCTAGCCTAGAGGAAGAATGGATGGAAAAATGCAACCGCCTTGGCATCGGTCCGCAAGGTATGGGCGGCACCACGACAGCATTAGATGTGAAGATCGAGGTGCATCCTTGTCACATTGCCGCTTTGCCTGTTGCGGTAAACATCCAGTGCCATGCCAATCGGCATAAAGAAGTAACACTATAA
- a CDS encoding HpcH/HpaI aldolase/citrate lyase family protein, translating into MKKHRTWLFAPGNHPRTMEKAMKTQTDIVIYDLEDAVPLDEKEQAREIVREHLQEKHIDKAPYKLLRVNESTSPFFTQDVIAGARGNVDGIVLPKSDHPEHIKDVDQQLAALEQELGYEVGKIQLFPLIESALGVHNSYEIAKASPRVTRLSFGAIDYTSDIQTKLSESGEELLYAQSQLVNSSYAAGIEGPIDTVYADFQNEEGLLRETQRGSRLGFKGKMIIHPKQIEVVHNVYTPGDEEVEEAKEIVNAYQQANEQGDGAIQLNGKMIDVPVVKSAQQTLDLVEALKETDDTKA; encoded by the coding sequence ATGAAAAAACATCGCACATGGCTTTTCGCGCCGGGAAATCATCCCCGAACAATGGAAAAGGCAATGAAAACACAAACGGATATCGTTATTTATGATCTTGAAGATGCTGTTCCATTGGATGAAAAGGAACAAGCGAGAGAAATCGTAAGAGAGCATTTACAAGAAAAGCATATCGATAAAGCACCTTATAAGCTGCTGAGAGTCAATGAAAGCACCTCCCCTTTTTTTACCCAAGATGTAATCGCCGGGGCTCGTGGCAACGTTGACGGCATTGTGTTGCCAAAATCAGACCATCCCGAGCATATCAAAGACGTCGACCAACAGCTCGCCGCTCTGGAACAAGAATTGGGATATGAAGTCGGCAAGATTCAATTGTTTCCGTTGATAGAATCTGCACTTGGCGTGCATAACAGTTATGAAATTGCAAAAGCTTCGCCCCGGGTGACCAGGCTGAGTTTTGGGGCCATCGATTATACATCGGACATTCAAACGAAGCTTAGCGAAAGTGGCGAAGAGCTTCTGTACGCTCAATCGCAACTGGTCAACAGCAGTTATGCAGCAGGCATTGAAGGTCCGATTGATACGGTGTACGCAGATTTTCAAAACGAAGAAGGATTATTGCGAGAAACGCAAAGAGGTAGCCGTCTCGGATTTAAAGGAAAAATGATTATCCACCCAAAGCAGATTGAGGTCGTCCATAACGTTTATACCCCTGGAGACGAAGAAGTTGAAGAAGCAAAAGAAATTGTAAACGCATACCAACAGGCAAATGAACAAGGAGATGGAGCGATCCAACTGAATGGAAAAATGATTGACGTACCCGTAGTGAAAAGTGCTCAGCAGACGTTGGATCTAGTCGAGGCGCTGAAAGAAACAGACGATACGAAAGCGTAA
- a CDS encoding fumarylacetoacetate hydrolase family protein: MKFSRFLFQSDIHQGVVTDEGIKEIEGDIFDRWTYTDRTFKEGDVQLLAPLVPNQIIGIGANFVSKIEDKPDTPPDIPVFFFKPTSSVIGPEEAIIIPIDINEVKFESELVVVIGKEAKNITKDQVLDHIFGYTVGNDVTAPQYFHEDGHWMVGKSFDTFTPLGPYVETELDPLNVSVEARVDQVEKQNSPLDLMIVSIQDMVSYLSNVMTLKKGDVIMTGSPVGAGMVAEGTTVECEIKDIGTLKNTLVKA, translated from the coding sequence ATGAAATTTTCAAGGTTTTTATTTCAGTCAGACATTCACCAAGGTGTTGTAACCGATGAGGGGATTAAAGAGATAGAAGGGGATATCTTTGATCGTTGGACCTATACGGATCGAACATTCAAGGAGGGAGACGTTCAGTTACTGGCACCATTAGTGCCCAATCAAATTATAGGCATCGGTGCAAACTTTGTATCAAAGATAGAAGATAAGCCGGATACTCCGCCGGATATTCCAGTGTTTTTCTTTAAGCCGACATCATCGGTGATAGGACCTGAGGAAGCTATCATCATACCAATAGACATTAACGAGGTGAAGTTCGAGTCTGAACTCGTCGTTGTAATAGGAAAAGAAGCGAAAAATATTACTAAAGATCAAGTGTTGGACCATATTTTTGGATATACGGTAGGAAACGATGTGACCGCGCCGCAATATTTTCATGAAGACGGCCATTGGATGGTTGGGAAATCATTTGATACGTTTACGCCGTTGGGGCCCTATGTAGAAACAGAGTTGGACCCGCTAAACGTCAGCGTTGAGGCACGGGTCGATCAAGTTGAAAAACAGAACAGCCCACTGGATTTAATGATTGTCTCCATTCAGGACATGGTTTCTTATTTATCTAACGTTATGACCCTGAAAAAAGGGGATGTGATCATGACAGGGAGCCCCGTTGGCGCAGGGATGGTAGCGGAAGGAACCACAGTTGAGTGTGAGATCAAAGACATTGGTACTTTGAAAAACACTTTGGTGAAGGCATGA
- a CDS encoding acyl-CoA dehydrogenase family protein translates to MTQTKLDHDMIRKSVRSLCERFPESYWQDIDSRHEYPEEFIQALTDEGWLGVLIPEEYGGAGLGMTEASIIMEEINRSGGNAAAGHAQMYTMGAILRHGTEEQKQRWLPPIASGEQRLQAFGITEPTAGSDTTSISTFAEKQGDHYIVNGQKIWTSRAKYSDLMLLLARTTPKGQEKKKTDGLSLFVLDMNEQAEHIDIRPIDTMINHATTEVFIEGAKIHKENLIGEEGKGFKYVLGGMNAERILIASESVGDGLYFIDRAVNYANERVVFNRPIGQNQGVQFPLAENYMDIQAAMLMRDKAAELFDQGENCGEEANMAKYLTSEATWKAANSAMDTYGGYGFAAEYHIERKFREARLFMVAPITNNLIRSYVGQHVLGLPRSF, encoded by the coding sequence ATGACACAAACAAAGCTAGATCACGATATGATTCGTAAAAGTGTGCGTAGTTTATGCGAGCGTTTTCCGGAGTCTTATTGGCAAGATATAGATTCACGGCACGAATACCCTGAGGAATTTATCCAGGCCTTGACGGATGAAGGATGGCTAGGGGTTTTAATTCCGGAAGAATACGGCGGTGCAGGTCTCGGGATGACGGAAGCGAGCATTATAATGGAAGAAATCAATCGTTCCGGTGGTAATGCAGCCGCTGGGCATGCGCAAATGTATACGATGGGAGCAATCCTTCGTCATGGTACAGAAGAGCAAAAACAACGCTGGCTCCCGCCCATTGCCTCTGGCGAGCAACGTTTGCAAGCGTTCGGGATCACAGAACCGACGGCCGGAAGTGATACGACAAGCATTTCCACGTTTGCAGAAAAGCAGGGCGATCACTATATTGTGAATGGCCAAAAAATCTGGACGTCCAGAGCGAAGTATTCGGACTTAATGCTATTGCTTGCAAGAACGACACCGAAAGGCCAGGAGAAGAAAAAAACCGATGGCCTAAGCCTATTTGTGCTTGATATGAACGAACAAGCAGAACATATCGACATTCGTCCAATTGATACGATGATCAACCACGCCACGACGGAAGTTTTTATTGAAGGTGCAAAAATCCATAAGGAAAACTTAATTGGCGAAGAAGGAAAAGGATTCAAATATGTGCTCGGGGGAATGAATGCCGAACGTATTTTGATTGCTTCCGAAAGTGTCGGCGACGGTTTATATTTTATCGATCGAGCGGTCAATTACGCGAATGAACGTGTCGTCTTTAATCGTCCTATCGGGCAAAATCAAGGCGTTCAATTTCCATTGGCAGAGAACTATATGGACATTCAAGCAGCGATGTTGATGCGCGACAAAGCAGCAGAGTTGTTTGACCAAGGGGAGAACTGCGGTGAAGAAGCGAACATGGCGAAGTACCTGACTTCAGAGGCCACATGGAAAGCGGCAAACAGCGCGATGGATACGTACGGCGGTTACGGATTTGCGGCGGAGTACCATATTGAGCGGAAATTCCGAGAAGCGCGTCTCTTCATGGTAGCACCGATTACAAATAACTTAATCCGGAGTTACGTAGGCCAACACGTGCTCGGGTTGCCTCGGTCTTTTTGA
- a CDS encoding TAXI family TRAP transporter solute-binding subunit encodes MKRHHNTVFILLLVLGVVCASCSNPRASSETLEIGENGEQMPEDMVWSVYDINAGGYAEASAVANEITEEYGTQIRMLPSSSGVGRMMPLYLGDADVGKIGDEVKFAFEGTEEFFDLGWGPQDMRALWAPISPFGIAVREDSNIESIEDLEGMRVPHISGNTSINIKTESMLAFGGLTLDDVDVVEFNDYGGQGEALIQGELDIASINPQAGGMFEADSLEGIRWLQMPASDEGGWDRVHDVASWFNPREIDDGAGMTDDNEILGHAYLFAGYADQDEEDMYAFTKSMVEQYENYEGATANMWTYHPDEIVTSPAAMGVPFHEGSIRYLDEIGLWDEQKQEENDALIERQEDLQEAWTIVEEEAEEMNLSEDEHEEHWLERKEELVPEEF; translated from the coding sequence TTGAAACGTCATCATAATACAGTCTTTATTTTACTACTGGTGTTGGGGGTCGTATGTGCAAGTTGCTCAAATCCGAGAGCATCTTCGGAAACGCTTGAAATTGGTGAAAATGGCGAACAAATGCCGGAAGATATGGTTTGGAGTGTGTATGACATTAATGCCGGGGGCTATGCTGAGGCGTCTGCTGTGGCCAATGAGATCACAGAAGAATATGGCACCCAAATACGAATGCTTCCATCTTCAAGCGGGGTTGGCCGAATGATGCCTCTTTATTTAGGAGATGCGGATGTCGGAAAGATCGGGGATGAAGTAAAGTTCGCTTTTGAAGGAACGGAAGAGTTTTTTGACCTTGGCTGGGGGCCTCAAGATATGCGTGCCCTATGGGCCCCGATCTCTCCATTCGGCATAGCCGTTCGTGAGGATTCTAATATCGAATCGATTGAAGATTTGGAAGGGATGCGCGTTCCTCATATTAGCGGAAATACGTCCATTAATATAAAAACAGAGTCCATGCTTGCTTTTGGCGGTTTGACCCTCGATGACGTTGATGTTGTTGAGTTTAATGATTACGGAGGACAAGGGGAGGCATTGATTCAAGGTGAACTTGATATAGCTTCGATCAATCCACAAGCCGGAGGGATGTTTGAGGCGGACAGCCTTGAGGGGATTCGCTGGTTGCAAATGCCAGCATCCGATGAAGGAGGATGGGATCGCGTTCATGACGTTGCGTCTTGGTTTAATCCAAGAGAGATAGATGATGGTGCCGGTATGACGGATGATAATGAAATTTTGGGACATGCTTATTTGTTTGCGGGGTATGCTGACCAAGATGAGGAAGATATGTATGCATTTACGAAATCGATGGTTGAGCAGTATGAGAACTATGAAGGGGCGACAGCCAATATGTGGACGTATCATCCTGATGAAATAGTTACAAGTCCGGCGGCAATGGGTGTCCCTTTTCATGAAGGTTCCATCCGATATCTCGACGAAATCGGATTATGGGATGAGCAAAAACAAGAAGAGAACGACGCTTTAATTGAGCGCCAAGAAGACCTCCAAGAGGCGTGGACCATTGTTGAGGAGGAAGCGGAAGAGATGAATCTATCCGAGGACGAACATGAGGAGCACTGGCTGGAGAGAAAAGAAGAGCTAGTGCCGGAAGAATTCTAG
- a CDS encoding Fe-S-containing hydro-lyase, protein MAQKRVTLPLTDEKVQYLKAGDRVLLSGDVYAARDTTHKRLMERIEVNEELPIQLEGEVIYYVGPTPAKPGQIIGSAGPTTSGRMDKYTPALLSRGLKGMIGKGYRNDEVKAAIQTYNAVYFAAIGGSGALLSKKIQFETIVVYEDLGPEAIRRLTINDFPVTVINDCYGNDWYEQAAEVYQKGKL, encoded by the coding sequence ATGGCACAGAAAAGAGTAACGCTTCCTCTAACAGATGAAAAAGTTCAATATTTAAAAGCTGGCGACCGGGTTTTATTAAGCGGTGACGTATACGCGGCAAGGGACACGACTCACAAACGATTGATGGAGCGAATTGAGGTCAACGAAGAATTGCCGATTCAACTGGAAGGCGAAGTCATTTATTATGTAGGCCCGACACCGGCAAAACCGGGTCAAATCATTGGCTCGGCAGGACCGACGACGAGCGGAAGAATGGATAAATATACACCTGCATTGTTATCCCGGGGTTTGAAGGGGATGATCGGGAAAGGGTATAGAAATGATGAGGTTAAAGCGGCGATCCAAACCTATAATGCCGTTTATTTTGCCGCTATCGGTGGTTCCGGTGCCCTGTTGTCCAAAAAAATCCAATTTGAAACGATTGTTGTTTACGAAGATTTGGGACCGGAAGCGATTCGCCGCCTTACCATTAATGATTTTCCGGTGACGGTCATTAATGATTGTTATGGCAATGATTGGTACGAGCAAGCCGCTGAAGTGTATCAAAAAGGAAAACTATGA
- a CDS encoding MaoC family dehydratase: MSVKDGWKGRFYEDFEVGDVYQHPLGRTISNTDNSWFTLLTQNTNPIHFDHHYAEQTDFGRPLVNSTFTLALVTGQSVNDLSQNVMANLGWTDIRLPNPVFEGDTIYSYSEVLEKRESGKRENVGIVTVKTYGYNQEGQVVIDYKRTFMVYKKEHAPSGRTDLFEKVHRENS, from the coding sequence GTGAGTGTTAAAGATGGTTGGAAAGGGCGTTTCTATGAGGATTTTGAAGTGGGGGATGTGTACCAACATCCACTAGGAAGGACGATCTCGAATACAGACAATAGTTGGTTTACACTGTTGACGCAAAATACGAACCCGATTCATTTTGATCATCATTATGCTGAGCAAACAGACTTCGGCCGACCACTCGTGAATTCAACGTTTACACTTGCGCTTGTCACCGGTCAATCGGTCAATGATTTGTCCCAAAATGTGATGGCCAATCTCGGTTGGACAGATATTCGGCTGCCCAATCCTGTTTTTGAAGGGGATACGATTTATTCCTATTCCGAAGTCTTAGAGAAAAGAGAATCCGGTAAAAGGGAAAATGTGGGCATCGTAACTGTAAAAACCTATGGATATAATCAGGAAGGTCAAGTTGTCATCGATTACAAACGAACGTTTATGGTCTATAAAAAAGAACATGCACCTTCGGGAAGAACAGATTTGTTTGAAAAAGTTCATCGAGAAAACTCATAA
- a CDS encoding L-lactate permease, whose translation MALGVLALLALLPILVVFFLIAVLNWSARKAMPVALILTVLMALIIWGTDFSQVSAAVINGVVLALEILFIVFGAILLLNTLKESGALQTIRAGFTSISPDRRIQAIIIAWLFGCFIEGSAGFGTPAAVAAPLLVAIGFPAMAAVAVALVIQSSPVSFGAVGTPILVGVGSGLDGQETVMSALGSMPFDEFIHSVGAQVALTHGLAGILIPLLMAGLLTRFFGKSRSFSEGFKVWRFALFAALAFVIPFYLVALLLGPEFPAMLGGLIGLLIVVPAARAGWFQPKESEIFDFEPRERWEPEWIGKLQDASSKEVASRNMGLLKAWSPYAIVALLLIVTRAVDPINDFLQQPALSFIWEGIFGSTITAEVSPLFVPGMFFVLTSIITYFVHGMHQRKGAYATAWSDTFKTWVGAAVPLLFAVPMAQVFINSASDMYQSMPIVLAEAASNMAGEVWPLFAPIVGALGAFLGGSNTVSNVMFSLFQFGTAQNLGLDVAGSRIVVSLQAVGGAAGNMVAVHNVVAASATVGLLGKEGMLIRKTLIPMTYYIIIAGMLGMGFVIGGINFWFFTAILFAIVYLFILAKNKGKNTPIDTGRKPSA comes from the coding sequence ATGGCGCTAGGTGTTTTAGCATTACTGGCATTATTACCAATTCTTGTCGTGTTTTTTCTCATTGCTGTCTTGAATTGGTCGGCAAGAAAGGCAATGCCGGTCGCGCTCATTTTAACAGTTTTAATGGCGCTTATCATCTGGGGAACCGACTTCTCACAGGTGAGCGCGGCGGTTATTAACGGCGTTGTTCTGGCTTTGGAAATTTTATTCATCGTGTTTGGTGCGATTCTTTTACTTAATACCCTGAAAGAAAGTGGCGCGTTGCAAACGATTCGGGCCGGCTTCACCAGTATCTCGCCGGACAGAAGAATTCAAGCGATCATCATCGCCTGGTTGTTCGGTTGTTTTATCGAAGGGTCGGCCGGTTTTGGGACCCCGGCGGCAGTTGCCGCGCCTTTGTTGGTCGCGATTGGATTCCCGGCGATGGCAGCTGTGGCGGTCGCCCTTGTCATCCAAAGTTCGCCTGTTTCATTCGGAGCAGTCGGCACTCCTATTTTAGTCGGTGTCGGGTCCGGCCTGGATGGTCAGGAAACGGTGATGTCGGCGTTGGGGAGCATGCCGTTTGATGAATTCATCCACTCGGTGGGGGCGCAAGTCGCCCTTACACATGGACTCGCGGGGATACTTATACCGCTATTGATGGCCGGTCTTTTAACTCGATTTTTCGGAAAATCAAGATCATTTTCAGAAGGGTTTAAAGTATGGAGATTCGCGCTCTTTGCCGCGCTCGCTTTCGTCATTCCCTTTTATTTGGTGGCGTTGCTGCTAGGTCCGGAATTTCCGGCCATGCTCGGAGGGCTTATCGGGTTATTGATCGTCGTCCCAGCTGCAAGAGCCGGTTGGTTTCAACCGAAGGAATCGGAGATTTTCGACTTTGAACCGCGGGAGCGCTGGGAACCGGAATGGATCGGTAAGCTACAAGACGCCTCTTCCAAAGAAGTTGCCAGCCGAAATATGGGATTGCTCAAGGCTTGGTCGCCTTATGCGATTGTTGCACTTTTGTTAATCGTTACGAGGGCCGTTGACCCTATCAATGATTTCCTGCAACAACCTGCCTTATCGTTTATTTGGGAAGGCATATTCGGATCAACCATCACCGCAGAGGTATCTCCATTGTTTGTTCCGGGAATGTTCTTTGTGCTCACGTCGATTATCACTTATTTCGTCCATGGCATGCACCAGCGAAAAGGCGCGTATGCGACGGCTTGGTCAGACACGTTTAAAACATGGGTAGGCGCTGCCGTTCCTTTGTTGTTCGCGGTGCCAATGGCACAAGTGTTTATCAACTCCGCATCAGACATGTATCAAAGCATGCCGATCGTGCTGGCGGAAGCAGCCTCCAACATGGCTGGAGAAGTATGGCCTTTGTTCGCCCCCATCGTCGGTGCTTTAGGCGCTTTCCTCGGCGGAAGCAACACGGTGAGCAATGTCATGTTCTCCCTCTTTCAATTTGGTACGGCCCAGAATCTCGGGCTCGATGTTGCCGGTTCGAGAATCGTCGTTTCCTTGCAAGCGGTCGGTGGTGCTGCCGGTAACATGGTCGCGGTTCACAATGTTGTGGCCGCTTCGGCCACCGTCGGCCTCCTCGGTAAAGAAGGGATGCTGATTCGGAAAACATTGATTCCGATGACGTATTACATCATTATTGCCGGTATGCTAGGTATGGGCTTTGTCATTGGCGGCATTAACTTCTGGTTCTTCACCGCCATCCTGTTTGCGATCGTGTACCTCTTTATTTTGGCAAAAAATAAAGGTAAAAACACGCCGATCGATACCGGACGGAAGCCTTCAGCGTGA
- a CDS encoding CaiB/BaiF CoA transferase family protein: MKPLEGITVLSVEQAVAVPFATRQLADLGARVIKVERPPTGDFARDYDSTVHGMSSHFVWLNRSKESMTLDLKSENAKPVFERLLAEADVFIQNLAPGAMERLGYGTEALRERYPELITCNLTGYGDTGPYKNKKAYDLLVQCEAGLVSVTGSEDVPSKAGISIADIAAGMYMYSGILTALLVRSRTGEGQTVNVSMLEALGEWMGYPTYYAAYGGEEPQRKGASHSTIFPYGPFQCGDGKTVFVGLQNEREWLSFCENVLQKSETTDDERFATNAKRSENRQALTELIERVFSKLNRDNVIERLEAAKIANARLNSMKEFFEHPQLKARERWKEVHTPNGPIQALLPPASISGVEPKMGDVPELGEHTTSILEEFGFETIKK; the protein is encoded by the coding sequence ATGAAGCCATTAGAAGGCATAACCGTTCTTTCCGTCGAACAGGCTGTTGCCGTTCCTTTTGCCACTCGACAACTGGCCGACCTTGGTGCAAGGGTAATCAAAGTGGAGCGCCCTCCAACAGGTGATTTTGCCCGGGATTATGATAGCACCGTTCATGGCATGTCTAGCCATTTCGTCTGGCTAAACCGATCAAAAGAATCGATGACGCTAGATTTAAAATCAGAAAACGCAAAGCCGGTGTTTGAACGGTTATTGGCCGAGGCAGATGTATTTATTCAAAATCTGGCCCCCGGGGCAATGGAAAGATTGGGCTACGGAACAGAGGCACTACGTGAGAGGTATCCGGAATTAATTACTTGTAATTTAACAGGATACGGAGACACCGGACCATATAAAAACAAAAAAGCCTATGATCTGCTCGTGCAGTGTGAAGCCGGGCTCGTATCGGTCACGGGAAGTGAAGATGTTCCATCGAAAGCGGGTATTTCCATTGCCGATATTGCCGCGGGCATGTACATGTATTCCGGCATCCTTACGGCTCTTCTCGTGCGTTCACGCACCGGCGAGGGGCAAACAGTGAATGTTTCCATGCTGGAAGCGTTGGGAGAGTGGATGGGGTACCCAACCTACTATGCAGCATATGGGGGAGAAGAACCGCAACGAAAAGGAGCGAGCCACTCCACGATTTTTCCTTACGGACCGTTTCAATGCGGGGACGGAAAAACCGTTTTCGTTGGTCTTCAAAATGAACGTGAATGGCTGAGTTTTTGTGAAAATGTGCTGCAAAAGTCTGAAACAACAGATGACGAAAGGTTTGCGACTAACGCCAAACGTTCTGAAAACCGACAAGCACTGACGGAACTGATCGAGCGTGTTTTTTCAAAATTAAATAGAGATAACGTCATTGAACGGTTGGAAGCTGCAAAGATTGCAAACGCGCGACTAAATTCCATGAAAGAATTCTTCGAACATCCACAATTAAAAGCTAGAGAGCGATGGAAGGAGGTACATACTCCCAATGGACCGATACAAGCGCTGCTTCCCCCGGCCTCCATCAGCGGAGTAGAACCTAAGATGGGAGATGTTCCTGAGCTCGGGGAACATACAACATCGATATTGGAGGAGTTTGGATTTGAAACCATAAAAAAATGA
- a CDS encoding GntR family transcriptional regulator, with amino-acid sequence MENFQLENKDSIETKACNAIRKAILSGDFPPGKKLVQEQLARQLGISRMPIREALKQLEIEGLVKIEPYRGAFVNELDTEAIHENYVLRSELEKMALQKAYPFISQKDLADMDALIKEMDQADHEAFVQTNIDFHHLLLKRCPWKRLSTFIQVLWNGYSQQTPEFLHGQIEKSNEDHKQIVQALKNQEPERAASLLHDHILNTGKRLIAFIKTNDD; translated from the coding sequence ATGGAAAATTTTCAGTTGGAGAATAAAGATTCGATTGAAACCAAAGCTTGCAATGCCATTCGAAAGGCTATTCTGAGCGGGGATTTCCCGCCCGGAAAAAAGTTGGTTCAGGAACAATTGGCGAGACAATTGGGGATCAGCAGAATGCCAATTCGAGAGGCCTTGAAGCAATTGGAAATTGAAGGACTCGTCAAGATTGAACCGTACCGAGGCGCTTTTGTGAACGAATTGGATACGGAAGCGATCCATGAAAATTACGTTTTGCGTTCAGAATTGGAGAAAATGGCACTTCAGAAGGCATACCCCTTCATCTCTCAGAAAGATTTAGCTGATATGGATGCGCTTATCAAAGAGATGGATCAAGCTGACCATGAAGCGTTCGTTCAAACCAATATTGATTTCCACCATTTGCTCTTAAAGCGATGCCCATGGAAGCGGCTATCCACATTTATTCAAGTATTGTGGAATGGCTATTCACAGCAAACCCCGGAATTTTTACATGGTCAGATCGAAAAATCGAATGAAGATCATAAACAAATTGTTCAAGCATTAAAAAATCAAGAACCTGAGCGTGCGGCTTCTTTGCTTCATGATCATATTCTCAATACTGGTAAGCGGTTAATCGCGTTTATTAAGACCAATGATGATTAA